In Actinomadura citrea, a single window of DNA contains:
- a CDS encoding polyprenyl synthetase family protein yields the protein MTAVPTSVTGGRALVDQAMRACAERLDPWTRRVVAYHLGWTDENGEPAAAGGKALRPALALLSARAAGASEETALPGAVAVEFVHAFSLLHDDIMDGDRTRRHRPAAWTVFGPSAAILGGDALMALSENLLLEQQTRGAHWAARALTAATQRLIAGQALDIGFEQRDDVTLDECLTMAAGKTGALLACACSIGAMLAEGPARLVTHLTGFGAEMGLAFQLVDDLLGIWGSPDTTGKPVLADLRARKKSLPVVYALNAGRPESRRLAALYADPGPPSEDALREMARLVEAAGGRDWAAAEADRRVAAAGRHLDDSGVDDPVAAEFHDIALFVTSRDH from the coding sequence ATGACCGCCGTCCCGACCTCGGTCACCGGCGGGCGCGCCCTGGTCGACCAGGCCATGCGCGCCTGCGCGGAGCGGCTCGACCCGTGGACCCGACGCGTCGTCGCCTACCACCTCGGGTGGACCGACGAGAACGGCGAGCCCGCCGCCGCGGGCGGCAAGGCGCTGCGTCCCGCGCTGGCGCTGCTGTCCGCACGGGCCGCCGGCGCGTCCGAGGAGACGGCGCTGCCCGGCGCCGTCGCCGTCGAGTTCGTGCACGCGTTCTCGCTGCTGCACGACGACATCATGGACGGCGACCGGACCCGCCGGCACCGTCCCGCCGCGTGGACGGTGTTCGGCCCGTCCGCCGCCATCCTCGGCGGCGACGCGCTGATGGCGCTGTCGGAGAACCTGCTCCTGGAGCAGCAGACGCGCGGCGCCCACTGGGCGGCGCGCGCGCTGACCGCCGCCACGCAGCGGCTCATCGCGGGCCAGGCGCTCGACATCGGGTTCGAGCAGCGCGACGACGTGACCCTCGACGAGTGCCTGACGATGGCGGCGGGCAAGACCGGCGCCCTGCTCGCCTGCGCCTGCTCGATCGGGGCGATGCTGGCCGAGGGCCCCGCCCGGCTCGTCACCCACCTGACCGGGTTCGGCGCCGAGATGGGCCTCGCGTTCCAGCTCGTCGACGACCTGCTCGGCATCTGGGGCAGCCCGGACACGACCGGCAAGCCCGTCCTGGCCGACCTGCGGGCGCGCAAGAAGTCGCTGCCGGTCGTGTACGCGCTGAACGCCGGGCGCCCCGAGTCGCGGCGGCTCGCCGCGCTGTACGCCGACCCCGGGCCGCCGTCCGAGGACGCCCTGCGGGAGATGGCCCGGCTCGTCGAGGCGGCGGGCGGACGGGACTGGGCCGCCGCCGAGGCCGACCGCCGCGTCGCCGCCGCCGGGCGCCACCTCGACGACTCGGGCGTGGACGATCCCGTGGCCGCCGAGTTCCACGACATCGCGCTGTTCGTCACCTCCCGGGACCACTGA
- the hpnE gene encoding hydroxysqualene dehydroxylase HpnE, with protein MSARDGGPAEVAIVGGGLAGVTTALALQEAGVRATIYEARPRLGGATHSFSRDGLTVDNGQHIFLKCCSAYRGLLARLDALDRVRVQDRFDVRVLAPDGRGGRLRRAAPTGRLRRAKAPGPLHLLPALAGYRLLSPSDRLRAVGASLALDRVDPADPSNDRISMGTWLAEHGQGSWAREALWELFVTASLNARLDGAALGPAAFVCQTALLGRSDAADIGVPAVPLGDLHGTLPAARIERDGGRIRLNAKVTAIDAGPKLVVNGSPVGADAVVVAVPHRAAAAIVPEEAAPERARWGGLGSSPIVNVHVVYDRPVLRVDGADLPFAAAVGSPVQWVFDRTAVGGLTGGGQYLAVSVSAADRWIDTPTAELRAVYLAELERLFPAARRSRVTDFFVTRERHATFRQSPGSDALRPASATRLPWLFLAGAWTDTGWPDTMEGAVRSGLTAARLVRRHLHRTTSEVSGR; from the coding sequence GTGAGCGCCCGCGACGGCGGCCCGGCGGAGGTCGCGATCGTCGGCGGCGGGCTCGCCGGGGTCACCACCGCGCTGGCGCTCCAGGAGGCGGGGGTCCGCGCGACGATCTACGAGGCGCGGCCCCGGCTCGGCGGCGCCACCCACTCGTTCTCGCGGGACGGGCTGACGGTCGACAACGGGCAGCACATCTTCCTGAAGTGCTGCTCGGCGTATCGGGGGCTGCTCGCCCGGCTGGACGCGCTGGACCGCGTGCGCGTCCAGGACCGCTTCGACGTCCGCGTCCTGGCCCCGGACGGTCGCGGCGGACGGCTCCGCCGTGCGGCGCCCACCGGCCGGCTCCGCCGTGCGAAGGCCCCGGGACCGCTGCACCTGCTGCCCGCGCTCGCCGGGTACCGGCTGCTCTCGCCGTCCGACCGGCTGCGGGCGGTCGGCGCGTCGCTGGCGCTCGACCGCGTCGATCCGGCCGACCCGTCGAACGACCGGATCAGCATGGGCACCTGGCTCGCCGAACACGGGCAGGGCTCCTGGGCGCGCGAGGCGCTCTGGGAGCTGTTCGTCACGGCCTCCCTCAACGCCCGCCTGGACGGCGCCGCGCTCGGTCCCGCCGCGTTCGTGTGCCAGACCGCGCTCCTCGGCCGCTCGGACGCCGCCGACATCGGCGTGCCCGCGGTCCCGCTCGGCGACCTGCACGGCACGCTCCCGGCGGCCAGGATCGAGCGTGACGGCGGCCGGATCCGCCTGAACGCGAAGGTCACGGCGATCGACGCCGGGCCGAAGCTCGTCGTGAACGGCTCCCCGGTCGGCGCCGACGCCGTCGTCGTCGCCGTGCCCCACCGGGCGGCGGCCGCGATCGTCCCCGAGGAGGCGGCCCCTGAACGGGCGCGCTGGGGCGGCCTCGGATCCAGCCCGATCGTCAACGTCCACGTCGTCTACGACCGTCCCGTCCTGCGGGTGGACGGTGCGGACCTGCCCTTCGCCGCGGCGGTCGGCTCGCCCGTCCAGTGGGTGTTCGACCGCACCGCGGTCGGCGGCCTCACCGGCGGCGGCCAGTACCTGGCGGTCTCGGTCTCGGCGGCCGACCGCTGGATCGACACGCCCACCGCCGAGCTGCGCGCGGTGTACCTCGCCGAACTGGAGCGGCTGTTCCCGGCCGCCCGCCGCTCCCGCGTCACCGACTTCTTCGTGACACGGGAGCGGCACGCGACGTTCCGTCAGAGCCCCGGCAGCGACGCGCTGCGTCCCGCGTCCGCGACCCGGCTGCCGTGGCTGTTCCTCGCCGGCGCGTGGACGGACACGGGCTGGCCCGACACGATGGAGGGAGCCGTGCGCAGCGGTCTGACCGCGGCCCGACTCGTCCGCCGCCACCTGCACCGGACGACCTCGGAGGTGAGCGGCCGATGA
- the hpnD gene encoding presqualene diphosphate synthase HpnD, translated as MDASTAYRHCESVVRSQARNFSYGIRLLPPPKRRALSAVYAFARRIDDIGDDHGAPVADRLAKLAGERARLTDPGAHPSDPVLVALADAARGHPIPIEVFGELIDGCEADVRGETYDTFDDLLWYCRCVAGSVGRLSLGVFGTADPATAVPRADALGVALQLTNILRDVREDGVNGRVYLPAKDLVRFGCPLDRDERGRVTDDPDRLASLIRFQAERAGRWYADGLRLLPMLDRRSAACAGAMAGIYRHLLRRITADPLAALETRTSLPAWEKATVSAMAMAGIHR; from the coding sequence ATGGACGCATCCACCGCCTACCGGCACTGCGAGAGCGTCGTACGCTCCCAGGCGCGCAACTTCTCGTACGGGATCCGGCTGCTTCCCCCGCCCAAGCGGCGGGCCCTCAGCGCCGTGTACGCGTTCGCCCGGCGGATCGACGACATCGGCGACGACCACGGGGCGCCCGTGGCGGACCGGCTCGCGAAGCTCGCCGGTGAACGCGCGCGGCTCACCGACCCCGGCGCCCATCCCTCCGATCCGGTGCTGGTCGCGCTGGCCGACGCCGCCCGCGGCCATCCGATCCCCATCGAGGTGTTCGGCGAGCTGATCGACGGCTGCGAGGCCGATGTGCGCGGCGAGACCTACGACACCTTCGACGACCTCCTCTGGTACTGCCGCTGCGTCGCCGGCTCCGTCGGCCGCCTGTCGCTCGGCGTGTTCGGGACGGCCGACCCCGCCACGGCCGTGCCGCGCGCCGACGCGCTCGGCGTCGCGCTGCAGCTGACGAACATCCTCCGCGACGTCCGGGAGGACGGGGTGAACGGCCGCGTCTACCTCCCCGCCAAGGACCTCGTCCGGTTCGGGTGCCCGCTCGACCGTGACGAGAGGGGCCGGGTGACCGACGACCCCGACCGGTTGGCGAGCCTCATCCGCTTCCAGGCGGAGCGGGCGGGGCGCTGGTACGCCGACGGCCTGAGGCTGCTGCCCATGCTCGACCGGCGCAGCGCCGCGTGCGCCGGCGCGATGGCGGGGATCTACCGGCACCTGCTGCGGCGCATCACGGCCGATCCGCTGGCCGCCCTGGAGACGCGGACGTCCCTGCCCGCCTGGGAGAAGGCGACCGTGTCCGCCATGGCGATGGCCGGGATCCACCGGTGA